A genomic stretch from Lathyrus oleraceus cultivar Zhongwan6 chromosome 2, CAAS_Psat_ZW6_1.0, whole genome shotgun sequence includes:
- the LOC127123593 gene encoding uncharacterized protein LOC127123593 codes for MELGRRNTKKYTFKCPDLTELKKLGSMIVSPKDFRAQYGRLMGIMKTKVEDGVLNTLVQFYDPLYHCFTYPDYQLMPTLEEYSYWFGLPVSNKLPFSGSEKTPTSAAIAEAIHLEMSVVKANFTKKGWILGLTYRFLLEKAFIFAKADNRDAFEAIFALLIYGIVFFPNIDDFVDVNDIQIFLIGNPVPTLLGDTYLSIHHRTKKSGGTILCYEPLCHTVN; via the coding sequence ATGGAACTTGGAAGGAGGAATACCAAGAAATACACTTTCAAATGTCCTGACTTAACAGAGTTGAAGAAGCTTGGTTCTATGATAGTTAGTCCAAAGGATTTCAGAGCTCAGTATGGAAGACTTATGGGTATCAtgaagaccaaggttgaagatggAGTACTCAACACCCtggtacagttttatgatccactctaccattgcttcacataTCCAGACTACCAACTTATGCCTACTCTAGAAGAATACTCTTATTGGTTCGGTTTGCCAGTCTCTAATAAATTACCATTTAGTGGTTCAGAAAAGACCCCTACATCAGCAGCTATTGCAGAAGCAATTCACCTAGAAATGTCTGTTGTGAAGGCCAACTTCACTAAAAAAGGATGGATTCTAGGTCTAACCTATAGATTCCTGTTGGAGAAAGCCTTTATCTTTGCAAAAGCGGATAATAGAGATGCCTTTGAAGCCATTTTTGCTCTACTCATTTATGGAATTGTGTTCTTCCCAAACATTGATGACTTTGTGGATGTTAATGATATACAAATCTTCTTAATTGGTAACCCAGTACCCACATTACTTGGAGATACATACCTTTCTATCCATCACAGGACAAAGAAAAGTGGTGGAACCATTCTTTGTTATGAACCTctctgtcatacggtgaactga